Within the Gloeobacter kilaueensis JS1 genome, the region GGAAGCGGCGGTGGCCTACGCGGGTCTCGCTCCCCGCTCCCACCGTAGCGGCACCAGCCTTCATAGACCAGAGCGCATCGGCCATGCAGGCAATGCCCGCTTACGCACGGCGCTGTATATGGCGAGCTTGAGTGCGATCCGCTGCAATCAGCAGATTAAAAGCTTTTACCAGCGGCTACGAGCAGCCGGTAAACCGGCAAAGGTAGCGCTTTGCGCTGCGGCTCGCAAACTCTTACACATTGCCTGGGCGGTTGTGAAAACAGACACGCCTTTCGATGCAGAGCACGGCAGGTTGGTTTGCTTGCAGTAGGGCGGAGGAAGAGAAGAAAGGAGGAGGCTGCTTGACTCTCAATACCGTATCTCTTCTCCTCTGCCCGGCGGGGCAGGGGAGGAGAGCGGGGGGCAGGGGGGGTGTGGAGGGGTGGGGACCGTTTTAGCGATACCCAAAAAACAAAAGAACGCCCCCCTCCAAAGAATCTACTTCCCCCACTCCAGCCCAAAACCTGATGCTTATTTGGCTTCGTCTACTTAAGTTCTTGATTTCTGGCAGGAAGTTTTCGGCCTGGAGCAAGCTTCCGAGGAACTGGGTAGTTCACAACCTTGTCCTGGCTCGACGAGCGAACACCTGTCCCGCAAACAGAAGCAGGCTGACAGCGCCGATCCAGAGGGTGGAGAGGGCGTTGATCTCTGGAGTAATGCTGAAGCGCACCATCGAGAAGATGCGCAGAGGCAGGGTGGTCGAGCCGGGACCGGCAGTAAAAAGGGCGACCACGTAGTCGTCCAGCGAGAGGGTAAAGGCGAGCAGGGCACCGGCCAGCACCCCCGGTCCGATGGCCGGTAGCGTCACCCGCCAGAAGGTGGTGAGTTCTTTTGCTCCCAGATCCATCGCTGCCTCTTCGAGGGCAGGATCGTAGTCGGCGAGGCGGGCACGGACGGTAAGGGCGACGAAGGGCGTGCAAAGAACGACGTGACCGGCAGCAATCGTCACCAGTCCGCTCGGCCAGCCCAGCCGGGAAAACCAGATCAACAAGGCGATACCGAGGACCACGTCCGGCACGATGATCGCCGTGTACAGCAACAGTTCGGCGGGACGGACGGCCCGGTAGCGTTCGAGGGCGAGGGCGAGCAGGGTGCCCAGGATGGTCGAAAGTAGCGTCGCTGCTATGGCCACGATCAGCGAGTTGAAGGTGGCTTCCCGGAGACGCTCGTCGGCAAAGAGCACGCCGTACCAGCGCAGCGTAAAGCTCTGCCACTGCAGGTTGAGTTTCTGGCTGTTGAACGAAAAGACGACCAGCACCAGGATGGGCAGGTACAAGTAGGCAAAGACGAGGGCTGCCCAGAGTTTGAGCCAGAAGCTCCTTGCCATCAAAGAAGCGGCTCCCGTCCGGCAAAGCGCGAATAAAGAGCGAGCAGAACCAGGGTCAGCGCCACCAGCACCATTGCCGCCGCCGAGCCGAAGGGCCAATCGCGGGCGGTCAAAAACTGGTTGCGGATCAAGTTGCCCACCAGCAGGGTGCGGGCTCCCCCCAGCAGGTCCGGTACGGCGAACATGCCCATCGCCGGGACGAAGACGAGGATGCTGCCTGCGACGAGTCCCGGCAGGCCCAGCGGCAGAACGATCCGCCAGAAGACCTGGGACGGCTTTGCCCCCAGATCGGCGGCGGCGGCGATGAGCGCGGGGTCGATCTTTTCGAGGCTGGCGTAGAGGGGCAGGACCATGAAGGGCAAAAATTCGTAGATCATGCCGATGAGCACCGCCGTGGGGGTGTAAAGAACATCCAGCGAGGCGCGCCAGAGGCCAAGACCGGCAAGCAGGCTCTCAAGCAGCCCGCCGGTGCGCAAAATCAAGATCCAGGCGTAGATGCGGATCAAAAAATTGGTCCAAAAAGGCACCAGCAGAGCAAACAGGGCGATCTGGCGCAGGGTGCGGGGGGCGCGGGCCAGCCAGAAGGCGAGCGGATAGCCGATCAACACCGTGGCGGCGGTGGTGAGGGCGGCGATGGCGAGCGAATCGAGCCAGATCTTGAAGTAGAGCGGGTCGAAGAGCCGAACGTAGCTCTCAAAGTTCAAGCGCAGCAGAACGTCGCCGTAGGGGCCACGGCTGAGCACGCTCATCAGCGCAACGAGCAGCAGCGGGACAGCGAGAAAGACGAATAGATAAACAACCGCCGGAGCCGCAAGCAGCACACCCCTGGAGGCGGAGGACTTCACGGCGCGCTGTCCGGCAGGACGACCGTATCGCGCCAATCGACCGCAAGCCGGCAGGACGTTCCCGGTGACAGGTTGCCAGTGTCGGCGCGATTTTGGAGCAGCACCCGCAGCTGCAGGCCGCCCTCTAAGGCCACCCGCTGCAGGGTCTGGGCACCGCTGTAGCTGGCTTCGAGCAGGGTTCCAGAAAACCAGTTGCCCGCACTGGGAGAGGCATCCACCGGCAGAAGCTGCAGTTTTTCTGGCCGGATCGAGACGGCCACCGGTGCGCCGGGGGCAAGGGGCACGGTGGCTACGCCGCGCAGTCGCCGGTTGAGGGCTGGGACGAAGATCGCGACACCGCCTGCGGCCTCCTCTGATTTGACTGTACCGGCAAGCCAGTTGGTCTCGCCCACGAACTCGGCAACGAAGCGGCTGGTGGGCCGCTCGTAGATTTCGCCTGCCCTTCCTACCTGGGCAATCTGGCCCTGGCAGATTACGGCGATCCGATCGGAGAGGCTCAAAGCTTCGTCTTGATCGTGGGTGACAAAGATAAACGTGATGCCCGTCTGCCGCTGCAGAGCCTTCAGTTCGGTGCGCAGTTGGCGGCGCAGTTGCAGGTCGAGGGCGCTCAGCGGTTCGTCGAGCAGCAGCACCGCCGGTCGCTTGGCGAGGGCACGGGCGAGGGCGACGCGCTGCTTCTGGCCGCCGGAGAGCTGGTCGGGGCGTCGGCTTGCGAGCTTTTCGAGCCTGACCAGTTCAAGGGTCTGCTCGACCCTGGAGCGCACCTCGCGGCGGTCGAGCCGCTCCATCTCAAGCCCAAAGGCGATGTTTTGATAGACGTTCAGGTGGGGAAAGAGCGCATAGCTTTGAAAGACGGTGTTTACGGGCCGGCGGTACGGGGGCACTCCGGCCATCGGCTCACCGAGGATGGCGATCGTGCCGCTGTCGGGTGCCTCAAAACCGGCAATCAGCCGCAGGAGCGTCGTCTTTCCGCAGCCGCTCGCTCCCAAAAAAGAAAAGAACTCCCCCGCCTGCACGCTCAGGCTCACCCCATCGACGGCCCTGAGCCGGTTTCCAGCGGGGTCACAGAAGGACTTGACGATCCGATCGAGTTCGACGACGTTCAACGGCGGCGCTCATCCTGGGCGGCGTACTTCAGCAGAATAAACGTAATGTTGTCGTGGCCAAGTTCCTCAAGAGCCAGATCGACCAGCGCCTTTGCCCCGACGATCAGATCGGTGTCGAGCAGGGGCAGCAGGGCGCTCTGCCAGAAGCGCTCGATCAGGCCACCATCGCACAGCCCATCGCTGCACAGCAGCACCAGGCACTCCTCCGGCAGGACGAAAGTCTGCACGGTGGGCTGCAGCGGAGACGCGGTGGCGACTCCGAGGGCCTGGGTGAGGTTGCCGCTGCTACTAATCTGCAGCATCGCGCCGCTGGTGGCGCGGGCCAGGCTCACCTCCTGGTTGGCAACGTCGTCATCGACTGTAAGTTGCTGGCAGTGGTGGCGGTCGATGAGGTAGATGCGGCTGTCGCCGACGTGGGCGATGTGCAGCAATCGCCCGCTGAGCAGGTAGGCGACGACGGTCGTGCCCATCTGGCGAAACTTGCTGCGTCCCTGGCGGCGATTGGCCTCGAGGATCTGCTCGTTGGCACGATGCAGCGCCTGGAGGAGGCCCTGGCGCAGCTGCAGGGGCGGCACCTGCTGGGTGCTCAGTTGGGCGAGGTCGTACTTGAGACTTTCGAGGGCCATGCGGCTTGCCACCTCGCCTGCCTCGTGGCCGCCCATACCGTCGCAGACGATCCCGAAGCTGCCTTGAGAGTCGTAGGCGAAGCAGTCCTCGTTGTTGTCGCGCCGCCCCGGATCGGTGATCCCGTAGACATCCGGCGGTCGGGTGAGCTGCCAGCGGCCTGCCTGGGCCTCAAGGGCAGCGAGCAGGGCATCGGCTGTGGCAAGTTCGCCTGCGGCGACGGCGCGGGCGATCTGCGACAGCGACGGCGCGAGCGGCTGCAGAGCAAGCCAGGCACTGCCCAGCGCGCTCAAAGATGGAGGCTGGCTGTCCGTAGCCAGATAAAACAGGCGAATCTGCCAGCCAAGCACGCCAATGTTGTCCGGCGACAGCAGGGAGGAGGCGACTTTTTCTTGCAGACACGGTTTCCAGAGCCGGACAACCTGGATAAGCCAGCCGAGCTGCTGCAGATAACTGGCCCCCGCCCATCCCTGGACAAGGGTCGGCCAGGGAGAACCATCGGCAAAGAGCGGCCCGTTGGTCAACAGTACCCACGGCGGGCCGTCCAGAGCGCTGGAGCAGGTATAAATTTCTGGAATCGCCCAGCGAAACAGGTTGAGCCGCTGGTACGGTCGGGCGAGGGCAGGCAGTTGGGCAGGGGACTCGACTGGTTGCTCCGGCTCAAGATCGCGGACCACCAGCGGAGCCGGGGCGACTATCTGATAGCGCCTGCCTGAAGCCTGGCAATTGCCGCTCATCAGATAGTACATTGCCCTACTCTTCGACTTCGAACCGGAAACTCAACTTGTTGCCCTTGCCCAGAGCGATCAGATCGCCGTGGTTGAGGCGGCGGCGAAAGCGGGTACCCGGTCGAATCAGCTCGCCGTTGAGGTAGGTACCGTTGCTGCTTCCGGCATCTTCGAGGGTGAAGGTGCCCTCGAGGTTCTGAATCGTGGCGTGGATGCGCGAGACGAACTCCGCCCCCGGCAGATGGGAGACGTCGATGTCCGGCGGGATCTCTTCGTTGGGTTTGCCGACATAGATGAGCGCTTGATCCGGCGGCAGTTCGAGCCGTTCGCTGCTGCCTGTGTGGACGAGGGCGGCGGCAGCAAGCTGCAGACGGGTGCCGGGGGAGCCGACGGCGGGCGAATTTGGGCGCGGTGGAGTTGGGACGGGACGCGGCGGCAGCGTGTTCTGCGCGGTGGGAGCGGGAGCAGCCGGTCCTGGCAGGGGGGCGCTGGGACGGGGCGGCGGCGATTCGACGATGGGCGGTGGGGCGGGGGGCGGAGCCTTGATCGCTGGTGGCGGTGGCGGCGGAGCCGGACGGGGCGGAGCCGGACGGGGCGGAGCCGGGGCAGGGGGAACCTTGGCCGCCGCAGGCGGAGGAGCCACAGGAGCGGCTGGTGGCGGAGGCGATGGAATAGCTGCCGGTGGAGCCGGTGGGGGCGGTGGCGGCGGAGCCGTCGCTGCTGCCGGAGCAGGGCGGGGCGGAGTAGGGGGTGGGGGCGGCGGAGGTGGTACAGGAGCACTCGCTACGGGCTGGGGCGGTACAGGAGCGCTCGCTGCTACCGGAGCCACTTTGGGCTCCACTTCGAGTTCGATGCCGCACTCGCCGCAGTACTGGCTGGGCAGAGGATTGATGCTGCCGCACTCGTAGCAGACAACGGCAACGGTGCTCTGGCAGCGCTGGCACTCCAGGGCGTTGTCGGGGTTGCTGTGCTCGCACCGGGTACAGATGATCGGCATAGGGCTACTGGTTAGATGAGGGTGAAGAAAGCGGTTCGGCAGCGGGCTTCAGTCCGCCTGCGCCCCCCCCACGACCGGGTTTACCTCTGGCGGGTTTGCTCAGGGTGGCAGCGGTCGGGACCGACTGCGGCGGTGGCGGTGGGGTGGGATCGTACGTCTCGATTACGAAGCCACGGCTCACGGTACCGGCCTTGTTGGTCGCCTGGAGGGTGATCGGTATCTGCTCACCCGCCCGCGTAAAGGGCGGCAGCGTCAGGGTGTACTTGGGCGGGAAGGTGCCGTAGGTTTCGATCTCGACGTTGACGTTGTCGCCTGTGATCTGCCACTTGAGTGTCACCTTATCGCCCGGATCCTTGGCGGTCTTGATCTTGAGGGAGACATTGGCGGGTGCCGGTGTGCCGTTGAGGGTAAAACTTGAGATCAAGGGCTTGCGAATCGGGTCGGGCCGCTTCTGCGGCTTCGGCACGATCTGGATCAAGTCGGTCTGGGCGGCAACGGCGGCGGCGTCAGAATTTTTTTGCAACACTTTCATCTCGAAGACATAGTAACCGCCTTTGCGCGCATCGGTCTTCACGAATCGGCACTGCAACAAGTCGGGTTTTGTAAACCAGCCACCGCCGCCCAGCAACTGGCATTTGCCCTTGAGGTCGCTGGGCAGGTTGGTGATATCGTTCAGGCTGCCCTCGAAGGCAAATTCGAGGGGCTTGCTCACCGACTGTCCGTTACCGGCGCGGGGGTTGATCACGATCTTACGAATCTGGTCGGGATTGCGAATCTGCCAGTTGAGGGTGATCCGGTCGCCGTTCTGTTCGCGGTAGACGACGCTGTCGGCACCAAAACTTTCGACCCGTACCGGATCGGGGGTGCGGAAGAAGAACCACCAGATGAGGTAGATGAGGCCCAGGATCACCGCCAGCACGATCAAGCCCGCCAGCAGCAGCTGCCACCAGGGGCGGGGCAGCCATTCGAGGGTCGCCTTGGGCATCTCCTTCGGTAGGGGCAACTCCTTGGCATCTTCGAGGTCGATCTTGAAGGGAATCTCAAACGGTTGACCGAAGAAGGGCCGCTGCCACCAGTTTTTGGGTTTGACCGTCAGATCGAGGCCAACGGTTTTGCCGGGCAACAACCGGATCTGCGAGGGTTTGCACTCGTAGATGGCGTACTCGTCCTCCTCGGTGCCTACCGCCCGGATATTCAGTTCGCGAATCACGTTGCCGTCGTTGGTGAGCAACACCTTGTAGCGCCCCGGTTTGCGGGTGACTTTGCCCAAAAGCGTCTCAATCTCGGCGGCAATCTTATAAAAGGGCGGCAGCTGCAGGTAGACCAGATCGAGCAGTACCAGATCGGGGGTGTTGGCCGAGTAGACCCGGATCGTGGGCGAATAGCTGCCCGCCAGAGTGTCAGGGGGCGGCTGAAAAGACAGGGTGATGAGCCCCTTGGTGTTGGGGTTGAGGTCGAGGCCGTCCGGGCAGTCGATGAGGCCCGGCCCGCTCAGGCTCGGTACCTGATAGCGCACCGAGTACCAGTTGTCCTCGAGGTCGGGGCAGGTGAGCCGAAAGCGATCGACCCGATCGGAGCGGTTGTGGACCTGGATCTGGATGGGCTGGGGCTTGCCGGGCTTGAGAACGAGGGGCTGGCTGGAGGAGGTCTGGGGCTTGAGCGAAAAAGTCGGATCGCTGACGCGCACGGCCTGCTGGTCGCGGGGCAGCAGTTGCAGCTGACGGGGCCGCTGCATGGGCGTGTCTTCGGGATAGTGCAGCGGGGCGTCGATGACGATGACGTAGTCGTAGGTGCCCGGAAACGCCTGGGCGGGGATCGAAAAGCGGAAGGCGACCTCGCTGCTCTGCTTGGGATCGAGGGCGAGTCGCTGGCGGGGCGAGTCGCACCACTTGCGCAGCTCTTTTGAAGAGTCGTCGATAAAGACATCGATCACCGCGCTTTGATCGCCCTGGTTGCTCACGGTGATAAAAAGCTCGACCACCTCGCCCGGCATACTGACCTGCGAACCGGGCGGGTTCATGATAAGCGCAATCGGACTCGGTCGCGTCTGAATCACGGCAGGCCCACCCGTCGCATCTGCACTTGAAAATCGTCGCCGCCGCTTACGGTGATGAGCCCCTGGCGGTCGCGGCTCAGATCGACCGTGTTGATCTTTTTGGCGCGCTCCTCGACGGTGCGGCCCGCGATAAAGCGCGCGTCGCGCCCGCCTTTGGCTGTGATGTTCCAGAGGACGACTTTGTGATCGTCGCCGCCGCTCACCAGAAAGCGGCCATCGTCGCTGAAGGCGAGGGAGCGGACGGCGAAGCCGCCGTGGGCCACCCACTGATCGATCACCGGACAGGTGATATCGATGGGCACGTTGCTCGCAACCTTTGCTCCAGAATCGATGGCGACTGCCTGGGTCGGGTCTTTGCTGTCGGCCTGCACCCGGCTACCGAGGGCCACAGCCCCTTTGAAGGGCGCTTTTTTAGGGCTCGCGACATCCGAGCACTGCGTGAGATCGTAGGTGGTGATGTTGCCCTGGGAATCGGCGGTGGCGAGAATATTCGGATTTTGGGAGGCGAGGGCGACGCTCCAGATTACGTCGTTCTGGCCGCCGCGCGGCTGCAGGCGTCGGGGTCTGCTGTCGGGGGCATCGAGGTTCCAGAGCACCAGCCGCAAAAAGCGCCCGGCGCTAATCAAGGTGCGCTCGTCGCCGCTCAGTTCGAGCGCCTGCACCGTGTAGTCGAGTTTTTTGTCCAGCTCGAAGACGTGTCTGGGCCGGGTATCGTCGGAGAGCAGATCCCACATGACGACGATCCCGCTGCCGTGGCCGCTGAAGAGGTAGCGCGAATTGGCCGTAAAGGCCAGATCGAAGACGCGGTCGTTGAGTTCGGGCTGGTAGATGAGTTCGCGGCTCTTTTCACCGGTGGCGACATTCCAGATCTGCACCGCTCCATTTTCAAGACCGGCGGCCAGTTCGCTGTTGTTGCGGGGCATAAAGCGCAGGGCGCGCACAGGCTTGCCGGTATCGACCAGAACGCCCTCGTACTTGAGCGAACCGCTGCCCGGTTCGATGCTCCAGCTGCGGATCGTGCGGTCGTCGCTGGCGCTGAAGACCAATCGCGCATCGGAGCTGATGCGCACGGAATTGACCAGGTCGGTGTGGTAGGGCGGGTTGAAGTACTGATAGAGAGAAATTGCCCCGAAACTGCCTGAGACGAAGAAAAAGCCAAACATCAGCAGCTGCAGCCACAGCGGCAGTTTGGGCAGGATGCGCAGCGTCAGCTTCTGTGCGGGCGGATCGGCGTTGCCCAGCCGGTCGTCTGCGAGGACCGCCACCGTCTCGAAGCGGTACGTCCACGGCAGACCAAACAGGGGCCGCTTTTTGAGGATCGCAAGCTTCAACTCGGTCGTGGTGGCGAGATTGAGGACACCTGGATCGGGGGTGAGTTGGTGGCCGCATCGGCTGGTGTCGCGGCCCTGCAGATCGACGGTGACTTCCTGGCGGAGGTTGCTCGCGTTTTTGAATACCAAGGCAAAATTTGCGCTCTCCTCGCTCCAGTCGGGCCACCAGGCACCGCCTTTGGCGGGCAGTCGCTGCTGGGGCTCACTGCAGTTAAATTGCACAAAGCCAACCGGCAACACTTCGAGGCTGCCCTCGGCGCGGGCAGGCGGACCCGCCTGGGGGACGCCCTCGACGCTGAAGGGATACTCCTGGCTGGGAGCCTGGCTCGGTCCTGGCGGCAGACACTGAAAGGTGGAGTCGAGCTGGGAACCGGCCTCGATGATAAAGCGGCGCTCGGTGCCCATGCTCATCCAGGTGCTGTCGATACCCACAAAGCGCAGCACCATGTCGAAGGGGCGCTGGCTCATGTTGCGCACGCGCACGGGAATATCGACCGGGTTGCGCGGATAGGTCTGAAACTGGCGCACCGGCAACTCGATCGACAGCTGCGAGGGGCCGGAGCCCGGCTCGATGATCAGCCGCAACAGGTACTTGCGCTCTTCTTTGAGCTGGGGCGAGGTGATGAGCACCGTGACGTTGACGGCCCCGACAAATCCCGCGATCGGTGTATCGACGATCGTGATCTGGAACTGGGTCCGACCACCGGGGGGCTTGGCGGTCGAAACTTCTGGATGCAGCTGGTACCAGTTGGGGTTGCGACCGGACCCGGCGGCAAGCAATTCTAGTTTGAAACCAGCAAACTGTTCACTGTCGTTGCTGACAGTCACTTCAAAGGTGACAGGCGGACCACCGGGCCGGTAGGTAACCGTCTGCTCCGAGAGGACAGCACTGATCAGGCGTTTTTCCATACAGAGTGTGCCCGGCTACCCCGCCCAGGCATGAGCGTGGCGCAATCTTACCCCCTGAGAGTGACCTCTACTGTCTTCTTTCAAAGAAACTTCTCGCACTGGAGTAGGCCACAGTCACCCACTGGTTGAGGGCGGCGGAGAACCAGTTCATGCCGCGCGCCTGCAATAGCTGCATCTCCTGAGCGGCCCGCTCCTCAGCTGCACTGCGCTTACCGGCTGGTCGGGCACCGATCCCAGGGATCTGCGGCAGATCGTTCATGCTCTTGCCAAAGATCTTGGCCCCGGAGGGAGCCTCCATCGGTCGGGGTGGACCGGCGGGGCGCTGCGGCATTCCTGGTCGCTGGGGAGCACCCGCCTGGGGCGCAACCGGCGCATTCGGGTTGGGGCGCGCTCCTGCCTGCGGAGGGTTGGGGCGCGCTGGTGCCCCGGCTTGAGGAGGGTTGGGACGCACTGGCGCACCGGGGCGCTGGGGGGCGCTCACCTGGGGCGGCGCAGCGGCAGCCATGCCGGGACGTTTGGGCAGTGGCGGCGGCTTGAAGCCGGGGCGGGCCCGGCTTGCTACCCCTTCGACGATCGCAGTTGCCCCTTTGTCGGGTCGGTGTGACTTGTTGAACGTTCCGCCGAACATCGTCTGCCGGAGGCCGTAGACGACTTGCTGAAGGTCGAGGATAGACTCGAAAAAGTTGGGCATGGTTGCTCCTTCTCCGGACCGGAGGGGACGGCAGGGCGCGTCCGCAAAGAATGTATGGCGGATCTGCCCCGCTATTATAGCCAGTTCTCCTGTACCAGCCGGAATGCCACAGCACAACCGCACCGTCAGGACGCACGGGTCATAAAACTACTAGGGACGTTTTTGCAAGAATATGCAGCCGGGTCGGCAGGGGCTAGCGTCCACCGAAGGCAACTGCCTGTTGCTGGAGGCCAAAAAGCTGCCGCCGCCGCCAGGCGTAGGTGAGAATGTTGATCCCCAATTCTTGAGCGGTGCGGATAGCGAGGCGCGAGAGGGCAAAGTTTTCGTCGATGCCCCAGGCGGAGGCGAGATCGCCCACCACCAGGATGATGCCGCCGCCGGTCAAAAGTCGCAGTGGCTGCTGGTTGATCATCGGTAGGGCCGCAAACAAAAACGGCTGGGTGCGAAGCGGGTGATCCCGCCTGAGCCGCTCCAGATATTCGAGGGGAGTCTCAAACTGTTGGGCCAGGGCCATGACACTCTCGATAAGCGGCGTGGCGTCGAGGGGCGCATCGACCAGGAGCACTCCGCCCCGGTCGAGATAGTTCTTGAGCGCTTCAAATTCGCGGCTGTTGAGCACCAGCGGTTGACGACCGGTCAGATAGAGCAGGTCGTAAGCTTCTGCCTCGACCTCTTCGTCGTCCGGCTCAAGGGTGACCTGTCCGACTTCTTCTGCACCCTGCAGGGCCGGATAGAGCACTCCGGTCGCCTTGAGCAGATAAGACAGATTGAAGAAGTTGCGCGTAAATTCGGGGTCGGGGTGGTTGACCAGAGCCATGTTGACCACCGCCTGGGGCCGGGGCTGGGCATGCAGCCGAAAGCGCAGATCGACGGCGTTGTAGCCGGGGAAGAAGACATCGCGTGGGTTCTCAAGCTGCACCGGTCCGGGCTGCAGCAGCACCCGGCAGACTTCGACTTCGAGATCTTCGGGGGGGCTGCTTTTTTCATCGACGCGGAAAGTCTCCTGAACGATGTCGCGGCGCTCGTCGCGGCGCAACTCGTCGGGATCGACGTACTTGACGACCAGATAGACCATCAGCGGCTCCTGGTCGCTCAACTCGACGGCGATCCGAAAGTCGATGGGCTGGGGCACGACGATCGGGTTGCCGATGAGGTCGATGGCGATGCCCGGCTGGATGCGCACCCAGCGCCCATCGCGAAATTCGACTCTCACATCGGCAGGTGCCGGGATTGCCTGCACGCCCAGGCCGCAGACGATTCCTGGCTGGTTGAGTGCCTGGAAGTGCATCCCCTGGCGCAGGCGGTGGTACTCGTGGGCGCGCCGCCAGCGCTCGGCGTTGATGAGCAGGCCGTCGCTCGCCTGCAGGCGCTCGAAGGGCTTGATGGACGGAGACGGAAAAAGTTGAGTCATGATCGCAAGCCGTAGCACTCGGGGTAAGAAAAATTCAAGAAGCCGCCGGTGGAGGCGGATCGGGCGGTTTGGGCGGTGGTGGAGTGGGTCTGCCCTGGGCAGGCGGGTTGGCGGCACCACCAGCCGCTGGCTTTGGCGGTACCGTTCCACCCTGGATGGGCGGTTTGGGAGGCGGTGCAGTTCCACCCTGGGCAGGGGGAGCCGGAGGCGGTGCCGCTCCTCCCTGGGCGGGCGGTTTGGCCGGGGGGGCCGGTGGCTGAGGAGCGGGCTGGGACCGATTCGGGGCGGCGGGAGCTGGTTGGCCGCCGTTGGCAGGTGTATTCGGTGGCTGGGACGCAGGAGCCGCCTTTGGATGGGGACTGGTGGCCGGTGCCGGGGGGCGCGGCGGCACACCGGCCCGTCCCTGAGCAGGAGCAGCAGGTCGGGGGGCACCGGGCGAACCGGGTGGGCGGGTGGGGGAGGACGGCACCGCCTGGCCCCCCCTGGCCGGGGCGGGGCGGGGGCGGGGCAGGTGGCCCCTCGATGAACAGATCGTAGGTGCAGAAAGCCGGGCGCTCCTGCTCGATAATCAGCCGCACCAGCCGCTCGTTGACCTGATTGGGACGCTGTTCGCGCAGGCGCACGACAAAGTGAAAGGGCCGCCCGCCCCCCAGTACGGTTCCCTGGCCGAGGTGCTCGGCACCGAGGACGAAGCCCCGGCCAAAGTGATCGCTGATGCTGATGTGTTTGCCCGCCTCCTGGGCAATGTGATCGTCGAGCGGCAGGCCGGTGTAAAGGTGCAGGTAGAGTCTCAGCCCGCGCCGGGTGCCCCGGTTGCGATAGATTTCGACCGCCCGCTTGATCAGCCGACGCTGCTGGGGGAGATCCCAGCGCGCATCGATGGGCCAGGAAACCCAGTAAGC harbors:
- a CDS encoding DUF4159 domain-containing protein, with translation MTQLFPSPSIKPFERLQASDGLLINAERWRRAHEYHRLRQGMHFQALNQPGIVCGLGVQAIPAPADVRVEFRDGRWVRIQPGIAIDLIGNPIVVPQPIDFRIAVELSDQEPLMVYLVVKYVDPDELRRDERRDIVQETFRVDEKSSPPEDLEVEVCRVLLQPGPVQLENPRDVFFPGYNAVDLRFRLHAQPRPQAVVNMALVNHPDPEFTRNFFNLSYLLKATGVLYPALQGAEEVGQVTLEPDDEEVEAEAYDLLYLTGRQPLVLNSREFEALKNYLDRGGVLLVDAPLDATPLIESVMALAQQFETPLEYLERLRRDHPLRTQPFLFAALPMINQQPLRLLTGGGIILVVGDLASAWGIDENFALSRLAIRTAQELGINILTYAWRRRQLFGLQQQAVAFGGR
- a CDS encoding phage tail protein, giving the protein MAQASDRKLISIQLTPMRIPEAVPLAGLQVAGPAEATTVASQSAASLLLHPGEPSEMIVQVKNLGKRPIWLNLRVEGNFPVDWCRIGMEGHELAPGQQMEAVLYFQVNASYFEDQQALSPQKRRRLDLDFQSRLYFFHGTNALELDQVELEEFSLHVRAHSLYLNYLPVLYREVDFIGRFLKIFEETFEPAYHSLEAMWANLDPLTAPQTLLPFLAYWVSWPIDARWDLPQQRRLIKRAVEIYRNRGTRRGLRLYLHLYTGLPLDDHIAQEAGKHISISDHFGRGFVLGAEHLGQGTVLGGGRPFHFVVRLREQRPNQVNERLVRLIIEQERPAFCTYDLFIEGPPAPPPPRPGQGGPGGAVLPHPPTRFARCPPTCCSCSGTGRCAAAPPGTGHQSPSKGGSCVPATEYTCQRRPTSSRRPESVPARSSATGPPGQTARPGRSGTASGSPCPGWNCTASQTAHPGWNGTAKASGWWCRQPACPGQTHSTTAQTARSASTGGFLNFSYPECYGLRS